From Natronogracilivirga saccharolytica:
ATGATGACGTTTTACTGGTACCGGCATTGTCACAGGTGCTTCCCCGTGATGTCGACACCGCCGTCGAACTGGCTCCGGGGCTGACACTGAATATTCCGGTGATGGCCGCCGCCATGGATACCGTATCTGAATACCAGCTTGCAATTGCTCTGGCCAGGGAAGGCGGTATTGCCATGCTTCACAAGAATATGGAGATTGATGCGCAGGCAGAGCAGGTCCGGCTTGTGAAGCGAAGTGAAAGCGGAATGATCGTTGATCCGGTTACTTTGCAGAAAAATGCAACGGTTGCCGACGCCCGCAGTATAATGGCCAGGCTCAAAATCGGAGGCATCCCGATTGTTTCACAAAACAAAAAGCTTCAGGGCATCGTCACAAACCGGGACTTGCGGTTTGAATCCGATCCCTCAAAAAAACTCGGCGACATCATGACCAGCAGCAAACTGGTCACTGCCAAAGAGGGTACAACACTTGAGGAAGCGGAAAAGCTGCTGCAGCAGTATAAAATCGAAAAGCTGCCTATTGTCGATAAGTCGGGTGTGCTGGTCGGACTTATTACATTCAAGGATATTGAAAAGAAAAAGAACTTTCCCAACGCGTGCAAGGATGCCATGGGAAGGCTCAGAGTCGGTGCCGCCGTCGGCATATCCCCGGAAACTGCTGAAAGAGCTGCGGCGCTGGTGGATGCCGGTGTCGATATCATCACGGTAGATACCGCACACGGACATTCGGCAGCCGTTATCGATACTGTCCGGCAACTGAGAAAGTCTTACCCGGACCTGAACCTTATTGCCGGAAATATTGCAACTGCCGATGCCGCACGCGCCCTGCACCAGGCAGGAGCGGATGTGGTCAAGGTCGGCGTGGGTCCCGGATCAATCTGCACAACCCGGATTGTAACCGGCGTGGGCGTGCCCCAGCTCAGTGCCGTTATGGAAATAGCGGAATATGCTTCCAAATCAGGCGTGGGACTTATAGCCGATGGCGGGATCAAACAGACCGGTGATATCCCCAAAGCCATATCCGGCGGTGCGGATGCCGTAATGATAGGCTCGCTTTTCGCCGGTGTGGAGGAGAGCCCCGGTGAAACCATCATTTATGAATCCCGGAAGTTCAAATCCTATCGCGGAATGGGGAGTCTCAGTGCCATGCACCAGGGCAGCAAAGACCGCTACTTCCAGGATGTTGAAGATGATTTAAAAAAACTGGTACCGGAAGGTATAGAAGGCAGGGTTCCCTACAAGGGGCATTTGTCCGAGGTTATCTATCAGATGACTGGCGGACTTCGCTCGGCAATGGGGTATTGCGGAGCGGCGACAATAAAAGAACTGAAAAAAGCCGAATTCGTGCATGTATCTGCGGCAAGTGTCTACGAAAGCCATCCGCACTCCGTGCATATCACCCAGGAAGCACCGAATTATTCCGGCAGATGAAATAACATGACAACCCTATTTAAACCATTGTGATATCATTACTTAAAAAACTTATGGAGCGAAGGAGGGAAGAACTGACCCTTCTTCTGTTCGATGATGATAACCCGCATCAGCAGGACAGTTACCGGATTCATCCCGGAAAAATGTTCCTCGGACTGGTCGTAGTCAATCTTCTGATTGTATTTATTGTTATGATCATCCTTTATGCTACACCCATCGGAACTTATCTGTTCAACAAAGAAAACCGGGCCATCCGGTCATCTGTGCTTGAAGTAAGAGAACGTATCTCTGCACTTCAGGACTCCCTTGAAGTGCGCGATGAACAACTCTCGGAAATCCAGAGGGTGATCAGGGATCAGGCAGATACCTCGTTTGTTATTTCCTCAACTGACGAATGGAATGAAATGTATGGTGAACAGGAACAGCCTTCCGGGGTCATGACCTATCAGGTGAGTGAAACCGGGGGTTCATCATCCCTTAGCAGTGATCAGATTATCAATTCCGATATTTTCAAATCCGGAACAATGTTTCCGTCCGAACCTCCTGTGAGAGGCACCGTCAGCAACTCCTATCAGCCTGATAAAGGTCATTTTGGCATAGATATTGCTGCCAGAACCGGAACGGATGTACGGTCGGTGGCAGACGGAGTGGTCATCAACAGCGAATGGACGCTGAATAACGGATATGTACTTCAGATTCTGCACGGCGACGGATTCGTAACCGTTTACAAACACTTTTCCGAGGTCAACTATACAGCTGGCAATGTTGTCAGAAAAGGTGATGTGATCGGAAAGGTAGGAGAAACCGGTCTGCTTGCTTCAGGCCCCCACATTCATTTTGAAATATGGAAAAACGGAGCTTCCCTTGACCCGGAGCAGTATCTCAATTTAAATTAAGCACGCACGTTTGAATTATTAAAAATTTATAATATGTTTGGAAAAAACAACACCAGAACCAACGATACCATGAAGAACGATACCCCAGGACAGCCAAATATCAACATGATAAGCTCCGGATCCACGCTTTCCGGTACACTGCATACCAAAAGCGATCTGCGTGTTTCAGGAACCGTTGACGGAAAAGTCAATGCGGAAGGAAAATGCATCGTTTCGGAGTCGGGACTTGTAAAAGGGGACCTTCAGGCAAAGGAAGCTGATATTGCCGGGACGGTAGAAGGCGAAGTGTCCGTAAGCAACAAATTGATTCTCCGCAAAACCGCTAAAGTAGCAGGTGACATCGCCACCAAAACATTGATGGTTGAGGAGGGTGCCCAGATCGACGGATCCTGCAAAATGGGTGACCCGTCCGCACAACCAGCGAAAAAATCTGCTTCCACCGATAATAAAGACTTCAAAAAAACAACCGGCAGTCCCTCCTGATATTATTTAAGCGGCACCATCAGCCGGATTTGTCCGCACCGGTACATCCATGGCTCTGAAAGAACTATCCCGCTACGGTCAGTACATTGCTCTCGGCACCCATATTGCGGCTTCCATGATGATTCCGGTTTTAGCCGGAATTTATGCCGACAACAGATGGGGATCCTCACCCTGGGGAGTGATAATCGGCGCTTTGGTCGGGTTCGGAGCCATGATCTCCATTGTACTCAGGCTGGCGGCACAAACAGGGAGAAATGAGTATATGGAAAAAAGAAAAAAGTCAGATCATGGGTAAATTCAGCGGACTGATTCTTCTGTTTGATATCGCCTGCTTGCTGGTCATCGGCATACCGGTATACTTGCTGGCCGGAATGCCGGTTCTGCTTCCGGGAATTATTGCATTTATTGTCACATCAGCTCTTGCCATTGCAAGCTTCTATCCGTTTACAAGAATGTCGGGCGGAAATATGAACAAATACCTCAGCGCCATGTTGATCGGAATGTTCATCCGGATGATATTCATCGGTACTTCGGTTGCCATTGTCTTTGTTTTTACAGAATTACATCAAATCAGTTTTACAGTTGCACTGTTATTTTCATATATTTGTAAATCTGTTATTGAGACCTATATACTAACCAAAAAACATAGAGGGCAACCGTCGGTATCGTGATGAAACATCAGCTCCGCCTACTTTTCCTGATCATAGTTTTTATAGCAGGTACCGCTGCTCAATCCAGCGCGGAGTCATCAGAAGAGAATGATATTGACCTCGTCGAAGAAGGTGCCGGGGAATCAGCAGAGAACAGAATCGATCTCATCGACAAAGTCGTGGATCACCATTATCTGGACTTCAAGCCCCTGGTCACTATTGAGCTTCCAAGGTTTTTTTATGATGACGGATCTTTTCACTTTCATCGAAGCACCACGGCATTGCTCAACAGCAAACCGGATCTGTTTACCGACGAGGATTATATCGACGCTGATCCTGTGACAAAAAACGGAGAAATTCAGCCGGCAAGCTGGAATATCGTGCGTACCGACGGCACTCCGGTCGATTTCGATTTTTCCATAACTTCCCATCTCGTATTCTTCTGGATTGCCGCTCTTCTTACATTTGCAATCTTTATTCCGCTTTCAAAGAAATATCGTCAGGGCGTAGGCCGCTCGTCAGAACCCAAAGGAGCGTTTCAAAACATATTTGAGACACTCGTCCTTTTCATTCGTGATGACATAGCGCTGCAAAATATCGGGTCGAAAAAATACCAGTTATTTACTCCATACCTGCTGACCGTCTTCTTTTTTATTCTTTTCATGAATTTTTTCGGGCTGATGCCGTGGGGCGTTTCCTCAACAGCTGATATAACGGTTACAGCGGTACTGGCCATCTGCACCTTTTTTGCAACCCAGCTGTTTGCGTCAAAAGAGCACTGGAAGCACATATTCTGGTTTCCCGGCGTGCCTGTTCCGATCAAGTTCATTCTGCTGCCAGTGGAGCTGATCGGACTCTTTACCAAGCCGTTCGCCCTGTGCATTCGTCTTTTTGCCAACATGGCGTCAGGCAAAATTTTAATTTTTGCCTTGTTGGGAACCATCTTTTTATTTTCTGACCTCTTCGGGCCCGGAATTGCATACGGCACATCCTGGGTCTGGGTATTTCTGACGCTTTTTGTTTACCTGATCAAGGCCCTGGTCAGTTTCATACAGGCTTACGTTTTCACTATATTATCCGCACTCTTCATAGGTCTTGCTGTTGACGACCACAGTGAAGAGCATGCGCACTGAACTGCTTTAACCAATAAAAACCCAATAATTTAAACAGAGGAATAAAATGGAATTTGCATATTTGGCTGCCGGTTTCGGAGCAGGAATCACAACTATTGGTGCCGCTATAGGTATTGGTATGATTGGAAAAGGAGCGATGGAAGGATCTGCACGTCAGCCCGAAGCATCAGGCGATATCAGAACTTCTATGCTTATCTCTGCTGCCTTCATCGAAGGTGTCGCACTCTTTGGTCAGGTTGTCTGTATTATTCTGGCCCTGCAGTAACCAGATTGCGCTATCAACGATCCTAACCGATTGGTAAAAAACCATGTATCCTGTTTTTGCTCAAGGTCTGCTTGATGTAGACTTCGGACTGTTTTTCTGGGTCCTGATCACATTTTTGCTGTTTCTGTTCCTGCTTACAAAATTTGCATGGAAACCGATTCTGAATGCACTCTCAGAACGTGAGAATGCCATTAAAGAGTCTCTGGAAGCAGCGGAAAAGGCCAAGGCCGATGCTGAGGAAATATCCAGGGAAAATGAAAAAGCCCTGAAAGAGGCCGAAGCCATCTCGCAGAAAATGAGAAAAGAAGCTCTCGAAGAAGCCGAAGCACTCAGGGCAGACCGTGTGGAAAAGGCAAAGGCCGAAGCATCAAAGCTTCTCGAACAAGCCAGGTCCACCATAGAACAGGAGAAAAAGAAAGCTCTTCTCGAGCTCCGTGAAGAGGTTTCCAGAATTGCCATTGAATCAGCTTCGCGCATTCTGGATGAAGAGCTTGACGAGAAGAAAAACAAAAAGATCGTTGAAAAGTACATAAGGGAACTCAACTAACTCCGCTGTTTCATGATTATCTCAAAAGTTGCAAAACGCTACGCCACAGCGCTTTTCCTGGAAGCCAAAAACAGGAAAGAGCTGGAAAATGTGGCCGCAGACATGCAGCGGATCAACGAAACCATACTGGGTTCCAGGGAGCTGCAGATCTTCCTGAAAAGCCATATCATTTCACGTCAGAACAAAAAGAGTACACTTGATGAGCTCTTTTCCAAAGATATTTCTGAGCTAAGCCGGCAGTTCATAAGCCTGATTCTCGAGAAAAGAAGAGAGGATCAGCTGTCCGGTATTTGCGGCTATTTCGGAGTTCTGTTCAACAAGGAACAGGGATTGCTTGAAATAGAAGTATTTGTCGTGAAAAAGCCGGATGCCGGCCTGGAAAAACAGCTCAAAAAGGCACTTGAAAGCCGTACCGGAAGCAAAGTAAACCTGTCCTACATCGAGGATCATTCACTCAAGGGCGGAATGGCCGTTCGTATCAATGATACCGTAATTGACGGAACCATTAAACACAAACTTCAACAACTTGAACTTACATTACAGCAGGCCGGAATGTAAGTTTTTTTAAAGGATGGACATACCATTATTATGAGTCACGTTAAACCAGAAGAAGTCTCTGCCATACTCAGAAAGCAATTGGCCGGATTTGATACCGAGACAGAGGTCTATGATGTCGGTACCGTACTGGAAGTAGGAGATGGTATTGCAAGGGTATACGGCCTTTCCAAAGTTCAGGCCGGTGAATTGGTTGAATTGCCCGACTCCAGGGATGAAGACGGCAAACCCATCCGGGGGATGGTCCAGAACCTTGAAGAGGACAATGTAGGTATCGTACTTTTTGGCGGCGCCAAGTTTGTCAAGGAAGGAGACAAGGTACAGCGGACCCAGGAAATTGCATCACTTCCGGTTGGCGAGGGTGTTCTTGGCCGCGTCATTGACCCGCTTGGCAGACCCGTTGACGGAAAAGGTCCCTTGAGCGGAGAGACATTTAATCTTCCGCTGGAACGCAAGGCGCCCGGTGTGATTTACAGAGAACCGGTATCTGAACCGGTGCAGACCGGACTCAAGGCAATTGACACCCTTATTCCGATTGGCCGCGGGCAGCGTGAGCTGATCATCGGCGACCGCCAAACCGGGAAAACTGCTATTGCTATCGATACGATAATCAATCAGAAACGTACCCAGGAAACAGATAAGCCGGTCTACTGTGTTTACGTAGCCATCGGTCAGAAAGGATCGACTGTTGCCCAGGTAAATCAGGCACTCCAGGAAAACGGCGCTTCGGATTATACTGTAATTGTTTCAGCACCGTCTTCCGTAGCCGCACCGCTCCAGTACATTGCACCTTTTGCCGGGGCTGCGATAGGAGAATACTTCCGTGATACCGGCCGTCATGTGCTGGTCATCTATGATGACCTTTCCAAACAGGCAGTTGCTTATCGCGAACTCTCGCTTCTGCTGCGGCGTCCGCCGGGCCGTGAGGCGTATCCGGGCGATGTATTTTATCTTCACAGTCGTCTTCTTGAGCGTGCTGCGAAAATCAACGCCAACGATGAAGTGGCAAAAAAAATGAATGACGTTCCCGAGCCGCTTCGCGACAAACTAAAAGGCGGAGGCTCACTTACAGCTCTGCCCATTATCGAAACACAGGCAGGAGACGTATCCGCATATATCCCGACAAACGTCATCTCCATTACTGACGGACAAATTTTCCTTCAGACCAATCTGTTTAATTCCGGTGTGCGGCCGGCCATTGATGTCGGTATATCCGTATCACGTGTCGGTGGGGCAGCTCAGGTCAAGTCCATGAAAAAACTTGCCGGGACAATGAAGCTGGACCTGGCACAGTATCGCGAACTTGAAGCATTTGCCAAGTTCGGATCTGAACTCGATGCTTCCACGCAAAGACAGCTTAATCGCGGAGCCCGTACCGTAGAAGTGCTCAAGCAGGATCAGTATAAGCCTCTTTCAGTACAAAATCAGATTGCACTGCTTTTGGCGAATAATAAAGGTGTTCTGGACAAACTTCCGCTTGAAGCCATCAGCGAATTTGAAGAGCAATTCTTTGAAGCCATTGAACTTAAGTTTGCCGAAGAGATGAAAGAGCTCGGCTCGTCGGGTGTATTGCAGGATGACTTCGCGGAAAAACTGGAAAAAGAGGCCTTTTCAGTCCAGAAAAAAGTGTTGAGCGAACGCGAGAACATCGAATTCTGATATGGCAAATTTACGCGACATACGGGACCGCATATCATCGGTAAAAAGCACTCAGCAGATCACCAGAGCAATGAAAATGGTTGCCGCTGCACGGCTGAGAAAGGCCCAGGACCGTATGACTGATGCCCGCCCATACACCTACAAGATCAGGGAAGTTGTCAAAAATCTCACAGAGCGCAGCAACTCTGACAATCCGCTGTTCCGGACTTCCGAAAATCCCGAGAATGTTCTGATTATCGTACTCGGTTCCGACAGGGGACTCTGCGGGGGATTCAACACCAATTTATTCCGGATTGTTGAGAACAAAATTCATGATCATTTTTCCGGGCACATGAAAAACGGTAATCTTTCAATGATTTGCTTCGGGAAAAAGGCTTATGATTATTTTCGCACCCGCAAGTATCCCGTTATCGATCACAAAATCGGTTTTTTTGATCAACTGAAGTACGAGAATGTCACAGATGTGATGAATGGTATCATCGCGGAGTTCAAAGAAGGAACCTATGATGAAGTTTATCTGGCCTACAATGAATTCAAATCGGTGATTGCCCAGAATCGGCGTTTTGAATTTATTCTGCCGATCACTTATGAAACCGACAAGGTAACCGTTCCGGAGTTTCCCTCGATTTTCGAGAAAAAGGTCAAAAACAAGGAAGTCACTGACAAACCGGAAAGTGAGTCAAAGAAAACTGGTCTGAAGCCGGATGTAGATTATCTTTATGAACCGGATCCCGATACGATTCTGGACTACATTCTTCCGTTGTACGTCAACGTCCAGCTCTGGCAGGCGTCACTGGAGTCTTATGCAGCTGAACAAGGTGCCCGGATGACAGCCATGGACAGTGCAACTGAAAATGCAGGTGATATCATCAGTGATCTGCAGCTCAAATACAACCAGGCACGTCAGGCAGCCATTACCACAGAAATTTCTGAAATAGTTTCGGGGGCGGAAGCGTTATCGGAGTGATTTTTTTTGTATATTTATTGAATACGGAGAGATGGCAGAGTGGTCGAATGCGGCGGTCTTGAAAACCGTTGAGCCGAAAGGCTCCGGGGGTTCGAATCCCTCTCTCTCCGCTCAGAAAGCTCCTTTCCGGGAGCTTTTTTTTTAGCTGTAATCAGGCATTCAAGCTTATCTACCGCACCATGCGTACTATCCTCATTCTGATATCGCTCTCTTCATTTTTCCTTTTCTGTCTGGCGCCCTCTCAACTTTCAGCCCGTGATACCGTGCGCGTCACCTTCGGAGAATTTTCAGAAATAGCGAAAAACTATTCCTCCAATCTTGAAGCCCAGCAACGCAATGTTTCACTGGCTCAAAACAGAATAAAACAGGCGCAAAACACACGCTTCCTGCCCAACTTGAACCTCACAACTGCTCATGGACTTGTTCCGGGCGTGAAATCGCAGGACCCTGATCTGTCATCAGGACAGTATTATCTGGATCCCGATCTTGAAAATGACTGGGAAGACTGGGGGATATTTACTCAGGCTGAAATCAGTGGAATTCAGCCAATATATACCTGGGGAGCGATCGGAAATGCCATTAATGCTGCTCAAAAAGGAGCTGACGCCGCTCAGTTTGAATATGAAGCGGAAAAGGAATCTTTTGAAATACAACTGTTTGAGCTCTATCAGTCAGCACTGCTTGTCAGAGAACTCGGCAGGCTGGTGGATGATGCAAAATCGCAGCTCCGCGAGGCTGAACGCGAACTGGAGCGGCTTCAGGAAGAGGGTGATGAATCCATTGAAGAAAAAGACATCTTCGAGTTTCGCATTTTCCAGGCAGAATTTCAGGCTCTTATCAGCGAATTTACGCAAACCAGAGACTTCGTACAGCGTTCCTGGGACCTGGTTCTCGCAGCCGGACCAAATACTGTTTTTTTACCGGCAGAACGCTTTTTTGATCCGGTGCCTGTCCAGATCCAGGAGTATGATTTCTACAAGAACAGCGCTCTTCAAAACCGGGCGGAACTGAAAGGCATAGACGCAGCACGTCAGGCGGCTCAATACGGTGTTGATGCCGCACGGGCGGAATATTATCCAAGTCTAGTACTGGGTCTGAGCGCTGGATTCGGTTACACCCCGAACCGGCCGCGTCAGACAAATCCCTTCATCAGAAACACCACGAACTTCCTTTCTGCCAGGGTTGGTTTCGGCTTTCAGCAAAACCTCAATTTCCGGCAAGTCAGCACAAACGTTGAACGATCCGAAATTCGTAAACGCCAGGCGGACGATTTCCATGATGCTGCAAGGGACGGCATCCTTCTTGAAATAAGCGACCGCTACAGGGAAGCAAAAATCAAGGAATCTCAGAAGGAAAGCAAAAGCAACGCGCTTCGTATCAGCAACGAATGGCTCAGAACCGAACAAATCGACTTTGATATCGGTTTCGGTGATATTCAGAATCTTGTAGATGCTGTCAAGAAACAAATGGAGCTGGAGCTGGAAGTGGCTGAACTTACCTTCGACCTGAATATAAAAATTGCCCGCCTCCACCGCTCGGCAGGTTTGTCGCTTGATGATTTGATGCCGGATACTTCCGGCAGGTAACTGAGCGTTAGCTTAATCAGCTGCTCGTTGTTTTTCCGAGTCGCGAAGACATACCAACATCAATGAATCAACCCGTACTGACATGCAACGATTGACGCTCATTAAAACTTTTTTCCTTGCTATCATATTGACAACAGCACCGGCTTTGGCAAATACCTTGTCCTCTGATGACCGGAAAATGGAGATCAGAAATATTCTCGAAGAGCGTGATGATCAGATAAAGGACCTTCTCGGCCCGGAAGGAACGGATTATACCGATGAACAAAGA
This genomic window contains:
- the guaB gene encoding IMP dehydrogenase — translated: MIPDKPADRITRQGLTYDDVLLVPALSQVLPRDVDTAVELAPGLTLNIPVMAAAMDTVSEYQLAIALAREGGIAMLHKNMEIDAQAEQVRLVKRSESGMIVDPVTLQKNATVADARSIMARLKIGGIPIVSQNKKLQGIVTNRDLRFESDPSKKLGDIMTSSKLVTAKEGTTLEEAEKLLQQYKIEKLPIVDKSGVLVGLITFKDIEKKKNFPNACKDAMGRLRVGAAVGISPETAERAAALVDAGVDIITVDTAHGHSAAVIDTVRQLRKSYPDLNLIAGNIATADAARALHQAGADVVKVGVGPGSICTTRIVTGVGVPQLSAVMEIAEYASKSGVGLIADGGIKQTGDIPKAISGGADAVMIGSLFAGVEESPGETIIYESRKFKSYRGMGSLSAMHQGSKDRYFQDVEDDLKKLVPEGIEGRVPYKGHLSEVIYQMTGGLRSAMGYCGAATIKELKKAEFVHVSAASVYESHPHSVHITQEAPNYSGR
- a CDS encoding M23 family metallopeptidase yields the protein MISLLKKLMERRREELTLLLFDDDNPHQQDSYRIHPGKMFLGLVVVNLLIVFIVMIILYATPIGTYLFNKENRAIRSSVLEVRERISALQDSLEVRDEQLSEIQRVIRDQADTSFVISSTDEWNEMYGEQEQPSGVMTYQVSETGGSSSLSSDQIINSDIFKSGTMFPSEPPVRGTVSNSYQPDKGHFGIDIAARTGTDVRSVADGVVINSEWTLNNGYVLQILHGDGFVTVYKHFSEVNYTAGNVVRKGDVIGKVGETGLLASGPHIHFEIWKNGASLDPEQYLNLN
- a CDS encoding bactofilin family protein, encoding MKNDTPGQPNINMISSGSTLSGTLHTKSDLRVSGTVDGKVNAEGKCIVSESGLVKGDLQAKEADIAGTVEGEVSVSNKLILRKTAKVAGDIATKTLMVEEGAQIDGSCKMGDPSAQPAKKSASTDNKDFKKTTGSPS
- a CDS encoding AtpZ/AtpI family protein, producing the protein MALKELSRYGQYIALGTHIAASMMIPVLAGIYADNRWGSSPWGVIIGALVGFGAMISIVLRLAAQTGRNEYMEKRKKSDHG
- the atpB gene encoding F0F1 ATP synthase subunit A, which translates into the protein MKHQLRLLFLIIVFIAGTAAQSSAESSEENDIDLVEEGAGESAENRIDLIDKVVDHHYLDFKPLVTIELPRFFYDDGSFHFHRSTTALLNSKPDLFTDEDYIDADPVTKNGEIQPASWNIVRTDGTPVDFDFSITSHLVFFWIAALLTFAIFIPLSKKYRQGVGRSSEPKGAFQNIFETLVLFIRDDIALQNIGSKKYQLFTPYLLTVFFFILFMNFFGLMPWGVSSTADITVTAVLAICTFFATQLFASKEHWKHIFWFPGVPVPIKFILLPVELIGLFTKPFALCIRLFANMASGKILIFALLGTIFLFSDLFGPGIAYGTSWVWVFLTLFVYLIKALVSFIQAYVFTILSALFIGLAVDDHSEEHAH
- the atpE gene encoding ATP synthase F0 subunit C, producing the protein MEFAYLAAGFGAGITTIGAAIGIGMIGKGAMEGSARQPEASGDIRTSMLISAAFIEGVALFGQVVCIILALQ
- the atpF gene encoding F0F1 ATP synthase subunit B; the protein is MYPVFAQGLLDVDFGLFFWVLITFLLFLFLLTKFAWKPILNALSERENAIKESLEAAEKAKADAEEISRENEKALKEAEAISQKMRKEALEEAEALRADRVEKAKAEASKLLEQARSTIEQEKKKALLELREEVSRIAIESASRILDEELDEKKNKKIVEKYIRELN
- the atpH gene encoding ATP synthase F1 subunit delta; translation: MIISKVAKRYATALFLEAKNRKELENVAADMQRINETILGSRELQIFLKSHIISRQNKKSTLDELFSKDISELSRQFISLILEKRREDQLSGICGYFGVLFNKEQGLLEIEVFVVKKPDAGLEKQLKKALESRTGSKVNLSYIEDHSLKGGMAVRINDTVIDGTIKHKLQQLELTLQQAGM
- the atpA gene encoding F0F1 ATP synthase subunit alpha, translating into MSHVKPEEVSAILRKQLAGFDTETEVYDVGTVLEVGDGIARVYGLSKVQAGELVELPDSRDEDGKPIRGMVQNLEEDNVGIVLFGGAKFVKEGDKVQRTQEIASLPVGEGVLGRVIDPLGRPVDGKGPLSGETFNLPLERKAPGVIYREPVSEPVQTGLKAIDTLIPIGRGQRELIIGDRQTGKTAIAIDTIINQKRTQETDKPVYCVYVAIGQKGSTVAQVNQALQENGASDYTVIVSAPSSVAAPLQYIAPFAGAAIGEYFRDTGRHVLVIYDDLSKQAVAYRELSLLLRRPPGREAYPGDVFYLHSRLLERAAKINANDEVAKKMNDVPEPLRDKLKGGGSLTALPIIETQAGDVSAYIPTNVISITDGQIFLQTNLFNSGVRPAIDVGISVSRVGGAAQVKSMKKLAGTMKLDLAQYRELEAFAKFGSELDASTQRQLNRGARTVEVLKQDQYKPLSVQNQIALLLANNKGVLDKLPLEAISEFEEQFFEAIELKFAEEMKELGSSGVLQDDFAEKLEKEAFSVQKKVLSERENIEF
- the atpG gene encoding ATP synthase F1 subunit gamma, with amino-acid sequence MANLRDIRDRISSVKSTQQITRAMKMVAAARLRKAQDRMTDARPYTYKIREVVKNLTERSNSDNPLFRTSENPENVLIIVLGSDRGLCGGFNTNLFRIVENKIHDHFSGHMKNGNLSMICFGKKAYDYFRTRKYPVIDHKIGFFDQLKYENVTDVMNGIIAEFKEGTYDEVYLAYNEFKSVIAQNRRFEFILPITYETDKVTVPEFPSIFEKKVKNKEVTDKPESESKKTGLKPDVDYLYEPDPDTILDYILPLYVNVQLWQASLESYAAEQGARMTAMDSATENAGDIISDLQLKYNQARQAAITTEISEIVSGAEALSE
- a CDS encoding TolC family protein; this translates as MRTILILISLSSFFLFCLAPSQLSARDTVRVTFGEFSEIAKNYSSNLEAQQRNVSLAQNRIKQAQNTRFLPNLNLTTAHGLVPGVKSQDPDLSSGQYYLDPDLENDWEDWGIFTQAEISGIQPIYTWGAIGNAINAAQKGADAAQFEYEAEKESFEIQLFELYQSALLVRELGRLVDDAKSQLREAERELERLQEEGDESIEEKDIFEFRIFQAEFQALISEFTQTRDFVQRSWDLVLAAGPNTVFLPAERFFDPVPVQIQEYDFYKNSALQNRAELKGIDAARQAAQYGVDAARAEYYPSLVLGLSAGFGYTPNRPRQTNPFIRNTTNFLSARVGFGFQQNLNFRQVSTNVERSEIRKRQADDFHDAARDGILLEISDRYREAKIKESQKESKSNALRISNEWLRTEQIDFDIGFGDIQNLVDAVKKQMELELEVAELTFDLNIKIARLHRSAGLSLDDLMPDTSGR